The stretch of DNA TTTTGGTACCTCAGGAATTTTTGGCAATTCAGGAGCTTTGGGCAATTCCGGCTTAGGCACCTCAGGAACTTTAGGCAATTCTGATTTTGGTAACTCAGGAACTTTTGGTGATTCAAGTTTTGGAAACTCGGGAGCTTTGGGTAATTCAGGCTTGGGCAATTCTGGCTTAGGTAACTCGGGAACTTTAGGCAATTCTGGCTTTGGTAACTCAGGAACTTTTGGTGATTCAGGTTTTGGCAACTCGGGAGCTTTGAGTAATTCAGGCTTGGGCACTTCAGGAACTTTAGGAAATTCTGGCTTTGGTAACTCCGGAACTTTTGGTGCTTCAGATTTTGACAATTTAGAAGCATTGGGCATCTCTGGAACTTTGACTTCTTCGGGTTTTTTCAACTCGGGAATCTTAGGAAATTCAGGCTTTGGCAACTCTGGCACTTTCGGAAACTCAGGAACCTTGGGTAATTCCGGTTTTGGCAACTCTGGAACTTTCGGAAATTCGGGGACCTCAGGCAATTCGGGCTTTGGCAACTCCGGAACTTTAGGCAATTCAGGTTTTGGCAACTCGGGCATTTTAGGTATTTCAGGTTTCGGGATTTCTGGCAATTCAGGCTTTGGAAGTTCAACCTTTGGGAAGGACGGCATGGCAGGCAACTCGGGTTTAGGAATCTCCGGCACAGATGTCTCCAAAAGACGCC from Gossypium hirsutum isolate 1008001.06 chromosome D04, Gossypium_hirsutum_v2.1, whole genome shotgun sequence encodes:
- the LOC107898060 gene encoding protein PELPK1, with protein sequence MAYHRLPFFVLPFLLITLSSLSSNIVLVGARRLLETSVPEIPKPELPAMPSFPKVELPKPELPEIPKPEIPKMPELPKPELPKVPELPKPELPEVPEFPKVPELPKPELPKVPEFPKVPELPKPEFPKIPELKKPEEVKVPEMPNASKLSKSEAPKVPELPKPEFPKVPEVPKPELLKAPELPKPESPKVPELPKPELPKVPELPKPELPKPELPKAPEFPKLESPKVPELPKSELPKVPEVPKPELPKAPELPKIPEVPKPELPKATELPKPELPKVPEVPKPELPKAPELPKPQLPKIPELTKPELPKVPEVPKPELPKTPELPKPELPKVPELPNMPKPEEPKVPELPKPELPKLPNLPKPETPKQELP